TGTTCAACCACCTTAGATAGAAAGCCCTCCAATTTCACTTTGCGCGATGCTATGTCCGTCAAGTTTCGATGATCTTGCTGAACTCCGCACTTCAGCGCCGCCTGCACCGGAAACTCATGCAATCTCCGCAAAAATTTCGCCAGCGTCTCTGCCGATAAAGCCCGACGTTCTTCCGTCAAACCGATTGGGAAATCTCCTGGCACGTAGGCATAGCCAAGAAATGGTGCCGGGTATTCGTCACTTGCTTCGCCATAAAACAACGGTTTCGGATAGGGGATGGTCATATATGCCTCCAGCTTCGGCAGCAGCTTCCCTTCCATACGAATCGAGCCAACTGCAATCGTTCTTCTTGGAAACCGGAACACGTACTCGTCACCGATGAGAAAAACCGTATTGTCCCAGCCCCAGCCCAATCGCTTCACTTGCTTCGATGACAGCTGAGGGAATTGTCTGCCGATCAGCGTCCGCGCCTGCTCTTCGTTAACCTCCCACTCCGCATCCCATACATTCGTTCCTCCCATGAATTGTCTGCCTCCTCGTTCCTTACGTTATTATTTAGATGTTTACATTCCCTGGAAGTTACGCATAACTGCCCGTTAGCTTAACAAGAATAAGCAGAAAGCCGAAGTTTGGTGTTCGTGTCGGTCACAGTAAACAGGCACGATTTGACCAACATATTTTTCTTATTCGATGCGGTATTCTCATATTCCTTGCTGTCTAAGTAACGAAACCACGCCAAGTAATTCTGCAAATACTTTGTTGCAACACCATTGAAGCGATCCATCCATTTCTTCAAGCGGCTGTGGTAGCTGTTTACGTTTTGGATATGGTACACGCCTTTCACACGTTGTTTTCCGTCGGATTTGAATCGGTAATGAGTCATGCCTTTTGAATTCGCATAGGAGCTAAATGCCCTCCATGAATCAGTGCATAACACGTTTGAGTCAGATAGATGACCACCAATCGCTTCGTCTAATTTTGTAGTCCGAATACGTCCACGCCCAAGTACGCCAGAGTAAGTCATTTTCTGACGGTCACGGGCAACCAGCACGCACACTTGATCGTGGCTTATACCACGATATTTCGCTTTGCCGCCACGTTTACGTGGCTTGCGTTCGGCAATATTCCGCTTGCCCTTTTCCGAGTAAAGAAAGTAGGTCTCGTCCATTTCAACAATATCTTGAAATGCTTCGGTTGGAATCTGCTTCAGAGCGGAAAGAATCTTATGCCGCCAGTAAAACAAGGTGACATGCGTGACTTCATCGTTTAACTGCTCTGCACATTTTCTCAGAGAAAAGCCCTCAATCATGCATTCGATAAAACGAACCCACATATGAGGTCGCCTCGTTCGTTGCAGAGGGGTGTTCGTAAGGTCATTGAATGTTTGGCGACAGGACTTACAACGGTAACGTTGACGTTTAACCTCTCCAGTGCG
Above is a window of Paenibacillus uliginis N3/975 DNA encoding:
- a CDS encoding IS1595 family transposase; its protein translation is MDLKELKKLADTLDDNGKRELIYFLQSRTKGVALPVRAIDEIQEQKHKDGLVCPHCKNHSVVRFGKYAVRTRTGEVKRQRYRCKSCRQTFNDLTNTPLQRTRRPHMWVRFIECMIEGFSLRKCAEQLNDEVTHVTLFYWRHKILSALKQIPTEAFQDIVEMDETYFLYSEKGKRNIAERKPRKRGGKAKYRGISHDQVCVLVARDRQKMTYSGVLGRGRIRTTKLDEAIGGHLSDSNVLCTDSWRAFSSYANSKGMTHYRFKSDGKQRVKGVYHIQNVNSYHSRLKKWMDRFNGVATKYLQNYLAWFRYLDSKEYENTASNKKNMLVKSCLFTVTDTNTKLRLSAYSC
- a CDS encoding phosphotransferase, which gives rise to MGGTNVWDAEWEVNEEQARTLIGRQFPQLSSKQVKRLGWGWDNTVFLIGDEYVFRFPRRTIAVGSIRMEGKLLPKLEAYMTIPYPKPLFYGEASDEYPAPFLGYAYVPGDFPIGLTEERRALSAETLAKFLRRLHEFPVQAALKCGVQQDHRNLTDIASRKVKLEGFLSKVVEHLSPEESGVIEAYISRLQKDRVEAVNALLHGDLHFKNMLVNENGIVSGIIDWGDLSVGHPACDLSVAYSFLPPYARGVFFETYGGADEETKLLARLIAVYIPILILMQAVDDGNEAIAAEAKSNIMRALSD